A region of the Vidua macroura isolate BioBank_ID:100142 chromosome 16, ASM2450914v1, whole genome shotgun sequence genome:
CGAGCTCAGCGGCTCTCCggccaggcagagccctggcaaagtgctgcagaggcaggacaCTGCCCGCTGGCACCCGACGTGTCCTGCCTGAGGTCACAGCACGGCTCGGGAGCAGTCAAAGCTAAAgcaagctggggacagctctcaTCCTCACACAGACATTGTCCCCACGTTGCTCTTACACCTTCTCTCCTGTGCCCACCATGCTCGGGACCATGAGGGCCCTTAGTGGCTGGGTTTGGAGAAGTCCAGGTCATTGATGGATTTCATGTTGGCTCTTCCCAATGCTTTTCACACCAGTTCACATCTCCTTGCACACCTGTGTGCCCCGAATCCCCACCATATCCTGGTTCTCCACGAGATCCCCAGGAAGTTGTGCCTACAGCTCTGCCTGGGTGCTGTTCCTGGCTGGAAGGGTGGAACCTGCTCCATACAAAAGTGGATCAGATTGGCCAGTGATGCCCTGAGTGgctttctcctcccttcctcactGTGCCCAGGAACAGCGGGTGCGTGGGCTCATGATGCCTGCAGTGCTTCGCAGAAGAGACCCTGAAgggcctccttttctctttggaGGTGCTGGAGTTTCTCCTGTCTCTGTGCATTCACTGACAGTGCCTGGGGGCCATGGCACCAGGGAAGAGTCCATCCTTGCCAGTGCCAAGGATCAAAGGAGCCTGTGGCAACCTTGGCTGGCTTTGTGAGCCACCCTGGGGCTTCCTTGAACCTTCCCCTCCTCACTAAGGACCTCCCAGCCCTTACTCAGCACCTGGCAGGTCGTAGCCTCCTGGAACTATCTGTTGCCCAGTCTCCCACCACACCCACAGCTGGAGGAGAGCCCACACGTTCCTTTATCAGCCCCCACCACGGCCACCCTGCTGTGGGCTGCGATAAGGGCTGGGGGGGTGCAGACACCAGCGCAACTCCTGGGCTCCTTTTCGTGCCCTGACACCGCCCCACACTGCTGGATCTGGAGCTGAGCCCCATCTGCTCCCCTTGCAGCTCCCCAGGACCCCTCCACAGTGACACCCCAGCAATGGGCCATTAGGTGGAGACAGAAGAGGTCTTACACCACtgcacagccctgtgtgctGGGTGTGCAAGGAAagatgccctggcacagggaggtcCTCAGGCTATTCCCACTCTGCTACCAGGCAGAGGGTCACAGGCGCCAGGAGCCCCTGTACTCCTGCAAACCTTCTCAGGAGGAGATGCCTTCTGACACTGCCCTGAGCAAGGGTGCATGGGGCTCGTGGTGCAAGAGGGGATCCTCAGCGTGGAATTCTGGTgggacagcctggggctgcagggagccccAGATCTTCCATGAGTCTCTCCCCTCCACTGGTGCATAGAAATGCTCTGTTTGCTCCCAGAGCCCCACGGCagcagagcagtgtctgcctgcCGGACACCACCCCCCAGATGCTGCCTCCTCTCAGGGACAGCAAAACCAGAGCCCATTTCCTCCATGTACCCACCTGCTGGGGAGACCTCCAGTTCAGACCCCCAGAGCACATCCCTCCCGCTCCCTTCCCgcaggcagcacacagagcaggacaccagagctggagcacaaatgcaagagattttatttcagaacaTTTGACTGCTCGCTGTCGGAGGGCTGGTGGTGTGTTGGCTCCAGCTCTGGCCACAGTACACGTCTTAACGGTACTTGGCGGTCAGCACGGTGCCCACGGCGCACAGGAACTTGTCCAGGGAAGCGTGGACCTCTGGGGTCAGGAGAGAGGGGTTGCGAGTGGCCACTACCACCAGGAAGCACTGGCCCAGCAGCTGAAAGGCAAAACGATGTGGTGAGCAAGGGAACGAGGCAAGGGAGTAGCCAAGGGGTGCAGGAGGGAAGCTGGGCTGGTCGCCCCTTCCCAGACACTCACTTTGAAGTTGACAGGGTCCACACGGAGTTTTTGGGCGTGGAGGTCGCTGAGCTTGGAGAGGGCACCGGCAAGGTCATCGATGTTGTTGGCAGCTTCGACCAGTGCAGCCGCCACCTTCTTGCCGTGACCCTTGACCTGAGCAGAGCCCTTTCCTAGGTCGAAGTGGGGGAAGTAGGTCTTGGTCTGGGGGTAGGTGGCGAACATCCTGGAGAACAGAGGGGTGcggagacaggtgagacagggaaGGGTGGCAAGGGACAGAGACAGCTGCGGATGGGGACAAGAGGGGGCAGATGCGAGGGAGTcggggctggagaggagaaagggTCACGCCGGGGACATCCACAATACCTCTCCAAGGCGTCGGCGCCATATTCGTCGGCTTGGCCGCCGATTTTGGCGAAAACGCCCTTGACGTTGGACTTGTCGCCGGCGGACAGCACCATGATGTCACCCCCGAGTCGGCAGCCCCAGCACGGGTGGCCCCGCTGGCCGCCGCCGCCCTTATATGCGGTGCTGGGGCTCCGCC
Encoded here:
- the LOC128815159 gene encoding hemoglobin subunit alpha-A codes for the protein MVLSAGDKSNVKGVFAKIGGQADEYGADALERMFATYPQTKTYFPHFDLGKGSAQVKGHGKKVAAALVEAANNIDDLAGALSKLSDLHAQKLRVDPVNFKLLGQCFLVVVATRNPSLLTPEVHASLDKFLCAVGTVLTAKYR